The Lipingzhangella halophila genome segment GTGTACCCGTGGGCCAGCAGCGTGTCGCGAGTCGGCCGGACCCGGTCGACAGAGGCCAGTGCCGCCACGACGCGCTCGGGCCGGTGGCGGCGCAGTGTGCCGGCGATGGCGGCCTCGTCGCCACCGCCGAAGAAGACCGCGTCCGGCGGAACTGGACCAGCCTGCTCGTCCAGGACTTCGGGGACCCGCCCCTCGCGCACCTCGACACTGACCCCCCAGGCCCGCGCGTTGGCGCGCACGCGCTCGCAGTCGCCGGAGTTGCGCTCGAAGGCGACGGCGTGCGCGCCGAACCGGGCGCACTCCACCGCGACCGATCCGCTGCCCGCTCCGACATCCCAGACCACCGTGCCCGGGCGCGGTGCCAGGCGCGCGAGGGCGACCGCGCGCACCTCGGACTTGGTGATCATCGACCGCCGGTGCTCGAACTGCCCTTCGGGCAGCGCCCAGCCTTCGGGTGCGCCCTGGTGGCCCGGCATCCAGGTCATGGCGGACGCGACGGACCGCTCCGGGGCGACGGCCAGCACGACGTTCGGAAACGCCCAATCGTCGGCGGCGGCCGCCGCGGCGTCGGTGACCCGGGTGACCGCTTCGTCGCGGGCGCCGAGCCGCTGCGCCACGTACACCTCGCGGCCGGCGCGCAGCAGTTCGGGCAGGAACGCCGCGGGCGCGGTGGCACCGGGCGCGGTCAGGACCGCCGCCTTCGGGTGGGCCAGCGCCGCGGCCAGCGCTCGGCGGGCCGACCGGCCCTGGTCCGCGCGCCCGTGCGCGGACACCACGACAGCGTCGTCCCACGGCAACCCGATGCGGGCGAACGCGGTGGCGATCGAGGAGACCGCCGGGATGACCCGCGGCCGGGCGCCGCGGGCGCGGAGCGCGCGCACGATCCCGAAGAAGCCGGGGTCCCCCGAGGCGAGCACGGCGGCCGGGCCCGCGGAGGCGAACAGCTCGTCCACGGCCGCGGCCAGGTTCGTCATGGGGATGCGGCGGGCGCCGTCAGGCAGGGCGACGGAGTCGAGGTGCCGCTCGCTGCCGACCACACACGTGGCGCGGGCGAGCGCGGCCGCGGCGTGCTCGCCGAGCCCTTCCCCGTCCAGCCCGATGACCGTGATCACGGGCTCGTCCTGATCGGTCACGGTCCCCCACTATCTCAGCCCCAGGTCACGAACGCTTCGCCGGGCCGCCTCCCGCCTCGGGACCAGCGAGGGGGCGCCGTCCGCTATCCCGCGGTGCTCGTGTCGCCGGTGCTCCCGTCGCGTGCGGCCTTAAGGGAAGCGTGCGTGGGGGCCTCGGGGACGTGTGCCGGGCGTTTGGTGTCGAGCTCCGCCCGCAGCGCCGGCACGACCTCCTCGCCGAGATGGTCGAGCTGTTCGAGAACCGTCTTCAGTGGGAGCCCCGCGTGGTCCATGACCCACAGCAGACGCTGGTAGTGGCCGAAGTGCTCGGTGAACGTCAGGGTTTTCTCGATCACCTGCCGCGGGCTTCCGACACTGAGCGGGGTGCCCTCCATGAACTCCTCCAGTGAGGGGCCGTGCCCGTAGACCGGGGCGACGTCGAAGTACGGCCGGAACTCGGCGACGGCGTCCTGGGATCGCCGCCGCATGAACGCCTGGCCGCCGAGCCCCACGATGGCCTGGTCGGCGGACCCGTGGCCGTGGTGCTCGAACCGCTCCCGGTAGAAGTTCACCAGGGCGATGAAGTGTTCCTTGGGCCAGAAGATGTGGTTGGCGAAGAACCCGTCGCCGTAGTAAGCGGCCTGTTCGGCGATCTCCGGGCTGCGGATCGAGCCGTGCCACACGAACGGCGGAATCCCGTCGAGGGGGCGCGGGGTGGCGGTGAAGCCCTCCAGCGGGGTGCGGAACGTGCCCTCCCAGTCCACCGTCTCCTCGCGCCACAGCCGCCGCAGCAGGGCGTAGTTCTCGATGGCCAGCG includes the following:
- the cbiE gene encoding precorrin-6y C5,15-methyltransferase (decarboxylating) subunit CbiE, translating into MTDQDEPVITVIGLDGEGLGEHAAAALARATCVVGSERHLDSVALPDGARRIPMTNLAAAVDELFASAGPAAVLASGDPGFFGIVRALRARGARPRVIPAVSSIATAFARIGLPWDDAVVVSAHGRADQGRSARRALAAALAHPKAAVLTAPGATAPAAFLPELLRAGREVYVAQRLGARDEAVTRVTDAAAAAADDWAFPNVVLAVAPERSVASAMTWMPGHQGAPEGWALPEGQFEHRRSMITKSEVRAVALARLAPRPGTVVWDVGAGSGSVAVECARFGAHAVAFERNSGDCERVRANARAWGVSVEVREGRVPEVLDEQAGPVPPDAVFFGGGDEAAIAGTLRRHRPERVVAALASVDRVRPTRDTLLAHGYTAEGTQLQASRLADLPNGSLRLAAANPVTLVWGVQGRGADE
- a CDS encoding LLM class flavin-dependent oxidoreductase, coding for MQFGIFSVGDVTPDPTTGRTPSEHERITAMVRIAQKAEEVGLDVFATGEHHNPPFVPSSPTTMLGYIAARTSTLRLSTATTLITTNDPVKIAEDYAMLQHLSGGRADLIMGRGNMAPVYPWFGKRLQDGIPLAIENYALLRRLWREETVDWEGTFRTPLEGFTATPRPLDGIPPFVWHGSIRSPEIAEQAAYYGDGFFANHIFWPKEHFIALVNFYRERFEHHGHGSADQAIVGLGGQAFMRRRSQDAVAEFRPYFDVAPVYGHGPSLEEFMEGTPLSVGSPRQVIEKTLTFTEHFGHYQRLLWVMDHAGLPLKTVLEQLDHLGEEVVPALRAELDTKRPAHVPEAPTHASLKAARDGSTGDTSTAG